The Cellulophaga sp. RHA19 genome includes the window AATAGACAGTTGAGCAAAAGTATTTTTTTATCCTATATATTAGGAGCTCCTATTGTGTTACTTACAGTAATTACAACTATTTTAATACCTGTTATTTATGTAGGTAAAGGCTTAAGCTCAATGTCTATAGTTTTAGGTAGTGGCTTTCAAACAATTGGGTTTGTTTTGGCGTTTTTAGTAGCATTTTGGTTAGGAGGAAAACTAGCTGATACAAATATAAAAAACAACAATCTATTAATTTCAACTTCATTTAAATACTCTGTATTAGTGAATTTAATAATTTGGATTGTTTTTTGTTTAATTGTTGGTCAGTCTACAGGTAATTCTTATTTTTTATTTACACCTCCTGCAATTATAGCCGTTATTGTAAGTACAACAATTACAACATTTACAATTGGACTTCTTATTTCTTACCTAATTAAAAAAATTAACAACTTGTAATAAACACAGTGTTTTTAATTTATTAAATAATGTAATTAGTATAGCTTAAAGTCTGATAATGTTACACATATAAAAACTTTGTAATAAGATTTTGTATTCTATAACACATCAACCTATATAAAAACAATAGTCTTATTATTAAATACCATTGTTTTGCGTTCTATATGTAATTTTACACCTCTTGCCAATACAATTTTTTCTAAATCTCTACCTTTTGCAATTAAATCTGTAATGCTGTGTGTATGAGATACCGTAGTAACATCTTGTTCAATGATAGGTCCTTCGTCTAAATCTGCTGTTACATAGTGGCTTGTTGCACCAATAATTTTAACACCTCTTTTATAGGCTGCGTGGTACGGTTTTGCACCTGCAAATGCTGGTAAAAAAGAGTGGTGTATGTTTATTATTTTGTTAGGGTATTGGTCTATTACAGTCTGACTAACAATTTGCATATACCTAGCTAAAACAATAAAATCTACATTGTATTCTGCTAGTAGAGCCAATTGTTTTTCTTCGGCTTCTATTTTAGTTGCTTTGGTTACTGGTATATGGTAAAACGGAATATTAAATTGGTTAGCAATACTTTTTGCTTTATCGTGGTTGCTAATAATTAAAGGGATGTCTACAGCTAATTCTCCAGAGCTATGTCTACTTAATAAGTCATACAAACAATGATCATACTTACTAACAAAAATGGCCATTTTAGGTATAGTAACCTCTTTATGTACCTCCCATTTCATTTGGTAAGTAGGTGCTAAAGTTTTAAAGCCATTATTAAAGTCTTCTAGGGATAGCGTGTTGCCAAACTCACTTTCTAATCGCATAAAAAAAGTAGCACTTTCTTTATCTACGTATTGGTCTATGTATACAATATTTCCGCCTTTGGTATGTATAAAATTGGTTACAGTGCATATAATACCTGCTTGGTCTGGGCAGTTAATAAGTATAGTTAGCTTCATAAATAATAAAATTAAGCTAACTAATTTAGGGTATTATCAAATAAGCACCCTAGCTTTCTTATATTTTTATAATATTGAATGTTTTTAGTGTAGATTTTTGCAATTTTCGTAAATTGCAAGTCTAAAATTAGCTATTTAATACGAATGGAACAACAGAAACCGTATACCCCAAAAAATAAAATAAGAATTGTTACAGCAGCGGCTTTGTTTGATGGGCACGATGCAGCAATAAATATAATGCGTCGTATAATACAATCTACAGGTGTAGAGGTAATACACTTAGGTCATGACCGTAGTGTTGCAGAGGTAGTAGATTGTGCTATACAGGAAGATGTAAATGCAATAGCAATAACATCATACCAAGGTGGGCATAACGAGTATTTTAAATATATGTATGATTTGCTTCAGGAGCGTGGAGCAACGCACATAAAAATATTTGGCGGCGGTGGCGGCGTAATTTTACCAGAAGAAATTAAGGAATTAATGGATCATGGTATTACTAAAATCTATGCACCAGATGATGGTCGTAAATTAGGCTTACAGGGTATGATTAATGATTTGGTAGAGAAGAGTGATTTTCCTGTGCCTGCATTAAAATTACCAGAAAATACAACGGTATCTAAATCGATAAAAAATAAAGATATAAATACCATTGCGCGTTTAATTAGTCTTGCAGAAAACAGACATGAAGAGTTTGTAGAGTACTTTTCTAAAGTTGAAAAGCCGACTAAAAATGTACCTGTACTTGGTATAACTGGTACTGGTGGTGCTGGTAAATCTAGTTTGGTAGATGAGTTGGTAAGGCGTTTTTTATTAGATTTTCCTGATAAAAAAATAGGATTAGTTTCTGTAGATCCGTCTAAAAGAAAAACTGGTGGAGCACTATTAGGTGACCGTATACGTATGAATGCTATTAACGATGATCGTGTTTATATGCGTTCTTTAGCAACAAGGCAATCTAACCTTGCGCTGTCTAAATATGTAGAGGAAGCAGTAGAAGTTTTAAAAGCTGCAGAATACGATTTAATTGTATTAGAAACATCTGGTATTGGTCAGTCTGATACAGAAATTATAGAACACAGTAACGTATCTCTTTATGTGATGACACCAGAATTTGGTGCCGCTACACAGTTAGAAAAGATTGATATGTTAGATTTTGCAGATTTAGTAGCTATTAATAAGTTTGATAAGCGTGGTGCTTTAGATGCAATTAGAGATGTAAAAAAACAATATATGCGTAACCATAATTTATGGGATACGCCACAAGAAGATATGCCAATTTTTGGTACAATGGCTAGCCAGTTTAACGATCCTGGGATGAACAAGTTGTACACCAGAATTATGGAAACATTGGTAGAAAAAGCTAATGCAGATTTAAAATCTACTTTTAAATTTGGAAACGAGATAGAGGAAAAGGTTTTTGTTATACCACCAGCTCGTACACGTTATTTATCAGAAATTGCAGAAAATAATAGAGGTTATGATGCTACTGTAGTAACGCAAACCAAAGTTGCACAACGTTTATACGGAGTGTATCAAACGATATTATCAGTTTCTAATACAACTAAAACTGAAGCTGCTTTATTACTTAAAAATGGTTTAGATATAGTTGCCATTTTAGAAGGTGTAAAAGAGGCAGCAGACAAAGACTTTTTAGACTTGCTTTTTAAGGAGTTTGATAGGGTTAAAATGAATTTAGATCCTTACAACTGGGAAGTTATTATTACTTGGGATGCCAAAGTAAATAAATACAAGCAACCTGTTTATAGTTTTAAAGTAAGAGATAAAGAAATTAAGATAGACACGCATACAGAGTCGTTATCTCATTCACAAATACCAAAAGTTGCTTTACCTAAGTACCAAGCTTGGGGAGATATTTTAGGTTGGTGCTTGCAAGAAAATGTTCCTGGAGAATTCCCGTATGCATCAGGTTTATACCCGTTTAAAAGAACAGGTGAAGACCCAACGCGTATGTTTGCTGGTGAAGGCGGACCAGAACGTACCAACAGACGTTTTCATTACGTAAGTTTAGGTATGCCTGCAAAAAGGCTTTCCACTGCTTTTGATTCGGTTACTTTATACGGTAACGATCCAGACCACAGACCAGATATTTATGGTAAAATTGGTAACGCAGGGGTTTCTATATGTTGTTTAGACGATGCTAAAAAATTATACTCTGGGTTTGATTTAAGTCATCCTATGACATCAGTTTCTATGACCATTAATGGTCCGGCTCCTATGTTATTAGGTTTCTTTATGAACGCCGCAATAGATCAAAATTGTGAAAAGTATATCAAAGAAAATGGCTTAGAAGCACAGGTTGAAGCTAAGTTTAAAGAAGTATATGACAGTAAAGGGTTAGAGAGACCAGTTTATAACGGGGATTTACCAGAAGGTAATGACGGTTTAGGTCTTATGTTACTGGGTTTAACTGGTGATATGGTTTTACCTGCAAATGTATATGCAGAAATAAAAGCAACTACTTTAGCGCAAGTACGTGGTACAGTACAAGCAGATATTTTAAAAGAAGACCAAGCGCAAAATACGTGTATATTTTCAACAGAATTTGCGTTACGTTTAATGGGAGATGTACAGGAGTATTTTATAGAAAAGCAAGTAAGAAACTTTTATTCGGTTTCTATATCTGGTTATCATATTGCAGAGGCTGGTGCAAATCCAATAACACAATTAGCATTTACACTAGCAAATGGCTTTACGTATGTAGAGTATTACTTAAGTAGGGGTATGGATATTAATAAGTTTGGTCCAAACTTATCATTTTTCTTCTCTAACGGTATAGATCCAGAATATGCTGTAATTGGTAGAGTTGCACGTAAAATATGGGCAAAAGCACTAAAATTAAAGTATGGTGCAGACCCAAGAGCGCAAATGCTTAAATATCATATACAAACATCTGGTCGTAGTTTACACGCACAGGAGATAGATTTTAACGATATTAGAACAACATTACAGGCATTGTACGCTATAAATGATAACTGTAACTCATTACACACAAATGCTTATGATGAGGCTATTACTACACCTACAGAAGAATCTGTTAGGCGTGCAATGGCAATACAATTAATTATTAATAAAGAATTAGGTTTAGCTAAAAACGAAAACCCAATTCAAGGTGCTTTTATAATTGAAGAGTTAACAGAACTTGTAGAAGAAGCTGTTTTATTAGAGTTTGATAGAATTACAGAACGTGGTGGTGTTTTAGGTGCAATGGAAACTATGTACCAAAGATCTAAAATACAAGAAGAGAGTTTGTATTATGAAACATTAAAACACACAGGAGAGTTTCCTATAATTGGTGTAAATACATTTTTAAGTTCTAAAGGATCGCCAACAGTATTACCAGCAGAGGTTATACGTGCTACAGAAGAAGAGAAACTAGCACAGATTGATACTCTAAAAAGTGTACAAGGGAGAGCTGCAAATGCAGAGGAATTATTAGAAGACTTGCAACAAGCCGCTGTTAAAAATGAGAATATTTTTGAAAAGCTAATGGAGGTATCTAAAGTATGTACATTAGGGCAAATAACAAGTTCACTTTTCCAGGTAGGAGGGCAGTACCGTAGAAATATGTAAACGCAATTAGAACAAAATTTATAGAGTATTATAAAGTAAAAAATCACCTAATGTAATTTTAGGTGATTTTTTTTATTCTGTAACTATGTGTATTAGCGTAAAGACCTACGCCAGTTTTTGTATGATTTTCTAAAGCTTCTAATCTCGGTGCGTAAAAGGTTTAGGTATTCTTGTTCTTTTACACCGTGGTGCTCTAAACCATTACAATAGCTTAAGATGTTTCTGGTAATAGTATTGATGAATTTAATGCTGTGTAGTTTTGTGTGCTTACAATCGCTACGTTCTGCTTGCTCTATTTGTATAGGCAACAAAATGGCATCTGTAAGTATAGAGTTGGCCATTATATCTCTTAGGCTACTAGACTTATATAGCTGCAATAAATCTTTATTGTAGCTAAAATAAGAAGCTAGTTCTCTACTAGTGTGGCAAAGCGATAATGCTTTTTTATAAACCGGTACTGTACTAAGATTTCTATATGGCATTGTACTTACTATTATATCATAAAATTACATTCTTATTCTTATTGTTTTAATTATGAATATAAAGTGATTTTTTATATTTACTTTTGATTCTAAATATTTTAAACAATAAAGGCTTTGAATAATAAGATTGATGCAATTAGCTGGAAAATTCTTAGTTACCTGCAAAAAAATGCAAGAGAATCTTTTGCAAATATTGGTAGGCAAGTAGGCTTATCTGCACCGGCAGTTGCAGAGCGAGTAAAAAAAATGGAAGACCTTGGTATTATTACAGATTACAAGGCAATGGTGTCTCATACAGAAACCGGTTACCAGTTAAAAGCAATTATTACTTTACGTGCTTTTATGGGTAAACTAAAGCCTTTTTTAGAACTGGTTGGTACTTTTGATGAGGTCATAAACTGCTACCGTATAACTGGTAACGAAAATATTATTATGGAAGTTGTACTCAGAAATCAATTTCATTTAGAGCAATTTATAGATAGATTAATACAATATGGAGAAGCACGTACACATATTATTTTGTCTGATGTAGTTTCTAATGCTCCCATTAAAAAAATTGAGGGCTAGAACACAGGTTTACTAGTAAATTTGTAATTTGCGCCTTTAAATAAAAACATCATTTTTTAGTATAGTTAAAATGCAAGCAGAAGATTTAGACGTTATTGGAAAATACTTACAGATAGCAACAGATAAAGCGGTGTTTTTTTTGCCACGTATTATTGGTGCAGGTTTAGTTATTTGGATAGGCTTTAAACTGGTTAAAAAAGTATTAAAAATGGTTGGTGTTGCCTTAGAAAAAACAGGCATTTCTAAAACACTACGCCCATTTGTATCTTCTTTAGTTGGAGTACTACTAAAGGGTACAGCTTTATTTATAGCGGCCTCAATTGTTGGTGCAGATTTAACAGGATTAATGGCAATTTTAGCAGCTGTTGGTTTTGCTGTTGGTATGGCTTTGCAAGGTAGTTTAGGAAATTTTGCCTCTGGTATTTTAATACTTACGTTAAAACCATATAAAATTGATGACTGGATTCAGCTTGAAGATAAATTTGGTAGAGTTTCTGAAATAGGAATTTTTAGTACTGATATTATTACTCCAGGAAATAAGGTATTAATTATACCTAACTCTAAAATCACAGATTCTGTTGTTACTAACTTTTCAGAAAAAGGAATGATTAGGTTAGAGCTTTTGGTAACAATGCCATACTCAGAAAGTTTTCCTAAAGTAGAAAAAATTATTATTGACGCGTTGTTAGAGCTTCCTAGCGTGTTAAAAGATCCAATTCCGGATATAGGTATACAAACTTTTGATACCCATAGCATACAGTTATTGGTTAGGCCTTTTGTTAATCCAGATGATTACTGGCCAGTTACCTTTGAGGCTAATAAGGCTATAAAAAACGCTTTTAGTAAGCACGGTATACAAGTAGCTTACTCAGAAGGTGTAGAAATGGGAGCTATAGGAGATTAATTTTTTTTAATAAAGTATTTTCTTTTGGCTAGGTTTTTGATGCTTTATATAGAGTTAAAAACAAATATTAATAGTAATTTAGTTTTTAACATCAACTAACTAAAAACCAAAAGACTTTAGCTTGTGAAAAAATTAGTATTTCTACTGTTGGTATCTCTAAGTTTGCAGATTTCTGCTCAAGAATTAACATTAAAAAAAGGAGCTGTTGTAGACAACATAAAGGTAGGAGATTCTTTGCCGTATAGTTTTTCTCTTTTACTTCCATCAAACTTTACAGTTAATAAAAAATGGCCTGTTGTATTTATTGTAGATTATAACAATAGGGAAAAACAAGTAATACGCTTAATGGCTAATATTGCAGAGGAGAAAGGCTATGTTTTGGCTGCGTCAAACAATTTAAACGATACTATTTCAATCTCTAAAAATATTTTAGCATTTTCAAAAACTTTTAATGCTGTGGTAGGAATGTTGCCTATTGATGAAAATCAAATTTATACATCTGGTTTTAATAGAGCTGGTAGGTTAGCATCTACAATTCCTGCATTTATTTCTAATATAGATGGTGTACTGTCTTACAACTCTCCTGTTGGTAATATTGAAATTATTAACGTTAAAAAGCCTTATCAGTATATTGGTATAGTTAGTAACTATAATTTTAATTATACAGAAATGATAGCTAATAAAGAGTTGCTTAATAAGTTAAAAATTCCAAATCAGTTATTAATAGAAGAGTCTACAAACAATTGGCCTTCTACAAATAATTTGTCTAAAGCACTAGATTTATTTAAAATGTCTGCTATGGCTAAAGGTAATGTGGCTGTAGATAGTTTATTTATAAATAATAATTACAATACTACGCTTACTACCATTAATAAATTAGTTGCTTCTAATAAGCTTAAAAAAGCTAAAAACTTGGTAGACCGATCTATAGTGGTATATAAGCCTTTTAAAAAAATAGATTCTTTAAAGGATAAAAGTAATGAATTACGTAAAAATAAAATTTATAAGTCATTAAAGCGTGCAGAAAATAATGTGTGGTTTAAAGAACAGAATTTAAAAAATGATTATGCATATTATATAGAAGAAGATGCGTACACTTACAATTTTAATAACCTTGGATGGTGGGCACATCAGGTAGAAGAGATTCAAAAATTTAAAAGCGGCACAAACCAGGAGCAGCAAAAAATGGGACACAGGTTGCAGGGGTATTTAAATGCATTAACAGATGACTATATAGACAATGCTTTAGCTGTAGAAAATACAGATTTTGATTCATTAAGTTTCTTGTATATGTTAAAAACCATAGTAGCACCTAAAAATTATGAATCTTACCTAAAAATAATATCTTTAAGTGCTAAGAATGATGATTTTGGAACATCGTTATTTTACTTGGAAGAATTACTTAAAAATGGGTATACTGATGCAGATAAACTTTATAATTTAGAGTCTACCACATTGTTAAAACTTACGCCAGAGTACAACCAGCTAATTGAAAATTACCTTAAAAAAGGACGATTTATTCTTGAGGAAGAATAAGGTGCGGTACTTTGTTTACATCCCAGTCTATAACCAAGCCACCAGCTAATGACTGTGCTACCTTTTTACCGTATAGATATTCACATAGGTAAAGAGCGGCTTCAAAACTTTTGGCTCCACCAGCAGAGGTAATATATTTTTTATCGTGTACAAATAATACATTATCTGCAACTTTTAAATTAGGAAACGTTTTTTTGTATAGCGCAATATCACTAGGAAAGGTGGTTGAGGTTACATTATCTAAAACACCAGCTTTTGCAAGTACAAAAGCACCATCGCAATGCGATGTTATAAATAGAGCTTCCTTATTCACTTCTTTTACAAAATTAAGCATCTGGGTGTCTTTTAAATCAGAATCTAAATGATGCTCTGCGCTTGGTACAACCAATATATCTATTTTAGGTAATTTATCTTCAATATAATTGTAGTCTGGTAAAATACGTACACCTTCAAACGTAGTTATTGGCTCTAAGGTGTTAGCAACTGTAAAAGCATTCATCGCTTTAATATTTTCTCTAAACTTAGTATGCTGAAAAATATCAAAAGGAGCTGTAAACTCAGTATTAAAAGTGCCATCCATAATTAAAAAAGCAACGTTATAACGTGTAGAATCTAGCTCAGGATAAAACCGTTCTTCAGTAATATTTTCAATAATTACTTCTGTTTCTGTAGTTTCTTTTTTCTTATCTGTACAGGCAAAAGCAAGACTAACTAGTGTTGCTAATATTATATAATTTAGTTTTTTCATTTGTTTGTAATTGTTATTTGTTTTAAAATTAAAAGCAACACCACGCCAAGTACAGCTATTCCTGTAATAGTATTCCAGGTAAATATATAACCATTATTTGCAATAGAGTGCATACCAAAGTTATGAGCAAAAATATGCGAAATAGAAAAAGCAATACTGTACAAAGCCATATATTCTCCTTGTTTACCACGTTTAGAGCGCTCCATAGCAATAGCATTAGAAAACGGAAAAGCTATCATTTCTCCCAAGGTCATTAGCAACATTCCAACAACTAAAATTCCTACCCAAGAGAAAATATTAAGTAGTATAAAGCTTAGTCCAACTAATATTAAACCAAAAATAACATAACTAGCCTTAGAGTATTTAAGTTTTTCTAGATATTTAATAAGTGGCATTTCAAAAGCAAATATTAAAAAGCCATTCATTGCTAGTAGTAGTCCAATTTTAAACTCACTAAGTTTGTATGCATCACTATAATATACAGGTACGGTAGAAAAATATTGTACAAAGCAAAAGCCAAATAATATCATAGAAGCAATAAATACCCAGTAATAACCGTCTAAATAGGCAGATTTTGGACTTTTGTTTTTAGTGCTATCCATAACCCGTGCTTTTTTAGGATTTAAAACAACAAGTAGTAAAATACTAGCCAGTACGCACGTTAAACCATCTACCCAAAAAAGACCAATGTAGCCTAAAGATGTAATTATAATACCACCTAAAGCAGGCCCAGCAGAAAAACCAAGGTTAATAGCAAGTCTAATAAGTGTAACAGATCTTGTTTTGTTTTCTGGTTTACTATAGGCAATTAAAGCAACAAAAGCTGCAGGTCTAAAACAATCTGCAACAATCATAAGCACAAAAATACCAGCACAAATACTGTAGTAATCGTGTAAAAATTGTAGTCCAATAAATAAAATACCACTGGTAAATAAGCTAAAAAGCATTACTTTATAATACCCAAATTTATCTGTAAGTGTGCCGCCAAGCCAAGACCCAATTAATGATCCTGCGCCAAAGCAAGACATAACCACGCCAACATTTTCTAAGGTTAAACCAACATCATTTTTTAAATAAAGTGATAAAAACGGAATAACCATTGTTCCGGCTCTGTTTATAAGCGTGATAAGTGCTAGCCACCATACTTCTGTAGATAAACCCTTAAATGAGTCTATGTAGTTTGCGTAAAGTTTTTTCATTTTGGTTGGAATAAAAAAAAGCCTGGCGAAAATTTATCGCCAGGCTTGTTAGTAATATAATATGTTTATTTCAATATTAAATACAGCAGCGCTGGCACCTTTGTAAGGTACAGATAGCAACAGATTTATATATTGAAAGTATTTGCATTTTCTTTTATTGAAAAACAAAGCTAAGTAAAAAAGTAATAAGTTGTACTTTTGTTATATTAATTTAATGTGATCTAATGAGGTATTCTATATTTTTATTTTTAATGGTGTTATTAAGTTGCAATGGGCAAAAAAAATACCACACTAATGAGGTTGAAGAAAAAATAGCGGCAGCAAAATCTGATAAGCTAAAAGGTATTTTAGAGTATCATAAGGAGTTAAATGATGAGTATAAAGATGCTAAAACATCACCATTACCTAACAAATACAGAAAAAATTTTGAAGGGTTAGAGTTTTTTGAGCCAGATACAAATTATATTGTAAAAGCAAGATTAGAATTAGTTTTAGGAGCACAATCTTTTTTAATGCCAACTACAACAAATCAAAATCAAGAGTATAAATTGTACGGTAGATTATTTTTTACTTTAAACGGTAAAGATTTACAATTAGAGGTGTATCAAAATCAACAATTAATAAAGCAAAAAAAGTATAAAGATCATTTGTTTTTGCCTTTTTTAGATAATACAAACGGTAAAGAAACGTATGGAGGAGGTAGGTATATAGAGTTATCTGAGCCAGATGAAGATTTTATTATGATAGATTTTAATAGAGCCTACAACCCATATTGTGCTTATAGTAAAAAATATTCTTGTCCTGTTGTACCTATGGTTAACACGTTAGATACAGAAGTTAGAGCAGGCGTAAAAGCATTTAAAAAAGAGGAATAAAAAAGAAGAAAGCCCAGCGCACATACTGGACTTTCTTCAACAACCAAACTATAAACTAAACTTAATTTTTTTAAAAAGAATAAATTGCTGCAATTAAAAAGGTAGATAAACTTTTTGATGGATCTCCGTTGTTATCTAAAAACGGCTCGTCGTTACTCCAAGCATCTAACCTAACTTCTGGCTTAATTGTTAAATCTTCAACAGTAAAGCTGCCAGTTAAAGTAGTTGCAAAAACACTAGCTTCATCGTCTAAACCATCAACTAACTCAGTAAAATACTCACCTCTTAATCCAAAAGTTGCAGTCTCAGAAGCTTTAATCTGTGGGTATAAAGCAACACCAGCAAAACCATTACCATCATTGTCTGCATATGCACCGTTAATACCTAAGTAAAAGCTATCAGATAAATCAAAACCACCAGTATAGTCAATTTCAAAACCTAGGTTAGCTTTATCATCATAATATAAATTTAAGTACTGGCCAGCATACCCTAATTGCGCACCTAATGCGTACTTACTAGTTAAATTATTATCTACATCTGTTACGTTCATTACAGCAAGCATAAGACTAAAGTCATCAGACAATGTAAAATCTGCTTTTAAACCAGTATGAGAAAAAGGTCCACTTGAAAATAGGTGAGATGTACTGTAGTTAAAGTTACCTACAGGAGAAATAACCTCGTAACCTAAATACGTATTAAAACGACCCATTGTTAACTTTGTTCCTTCGCTTACATTCCAATATGCGTACAATTGGTTAACATTTAAACCTGTAATAGCTTGCTCACCTCTTGGGCCAAATACAAGGTCAGCTACAGCTCCTGTTTTTTCACCCTCATAACTAGCAATAATATTAGCCATACCTAGTGCAAAACCAGTTTCATTAGCAAAGGAGGTTAAAGGAGCTATTGGTTCACCTTCAGATGCTTTATCATCTGCAGTTAAATTTGTTCTATAATACGCATCTACAGATCCGCTAATTTCTAATTTTTTATCTTCTTCTTCCTGAGCAAAAATTAATGCAGAG containing:
- a CDS encoding outer membrane beta-barrel protein encodes the protein MKLNTTTNYLKKISFSIVMLSSALIFAQEEEDKKLEISGSVDAYYRTNLTADDKASEGEPIAPLTSFANETGFALGMANIIASYEGEKTGAVADLVFGPRGEQAITGLNVNQLYAYWNVSEGTKLTMGRFNTYLGYEVISPVGNFNYSTSHLFSSGPFSHTGLKADFTLSDDFSLMLAVMNVTDVDNNLTSKYALGAQLGYAGQYLNLYYDDKANLGFEIDYTGGFDLSDSFYLGINGAYADNDGNGFAGVALYPQIKASETATFGLRGEYFTELVDGLDDEASVFATTLTGSFTVEDLTIKPEVRLDAWSNDEPFLDNNGDPSKSLSTFLIAAIYSF